CCCTTGGTGGCCAGGGGACGGGACGGATTGTCTCCCTGTCCCCTGAAAATTTCTGTTAACCGTTCTTTCTTTGCAGGAATGGGCAGGAGTCATGAGTGAAGACGGGGAGAGGGACCTATCTATGAGGTGATATACTTCTCAAGTTGCCGAATCAGTTCTTCCTTCTCCTCAAGTAACAGCACGACCAGGTCCCGGACTGACACGATCCCCACAAATTCTTCGCCATCGTAGACCAAAAGATGTCGGCAATGGTGTTCCCTCATCAGATCCAAACAGTGGCCGGCATCAACATTCGGGCTGACCCTTAAAGGATTGGGAGTGCTCGTATCCTTAATTGTAACTTGCTCGGGATCTTTCCTTTCCCTACGACATTTTAATCAATTCGCGTTCCGTCAACAGTCCCCGGATTTCTGTCGCATTGGTCACAACGAGCGATCCAATAAACTCCTCAGTCATGAGCTTGGCTGCCTCGAATATTCATGGCTCGTCTTCCCCTCATCACTTACTTGGATCATGACTCGGACATGTTCCCGTACCCCCATTTAGGCATAGTAGAAAGGGTTTCCATTCAGACTCACTCGATAGAGTGGAGAACCACTAGCGTTGCAACAACCTGGATTGAACGGTTCCGTTGGGACGGTTTCCGCACATTATTCCTTTAGGGTAATTCCGCTGAACTGTCCCACGGGCAGGATACTGTACTTCAATGCCCCGGGATTCCCGCTGCCAGATGGAAATTGGTCACTTTGGGATGGACCAAGTCGGCAAAATCCTGATACCGGAGCTTTATCACCCTGAGATGGGTTCCAGCTTGAAAGACGATCTCCTCATCCTCTGTGAGCGATTCGTCAACAAACACCTCCAGGCCATAAAGATTCCCGAATGGCGGCATGGCTCCCACACCACAGTCAGGAAACAATTCCTGGAATTCCCCTTCTGTGGCCAGCCGCACATGTTCCCCTCCCAGCACATCAGAGAGACGTTCGAAATCCACTTTGTGATTGGAGGGTAAGACCGCCATCACAAAACGATCGTCCGCTTTGATAATCACGACCTTCGCTAACAGTTTTCCGGAAATATGGAGAGTATGGGCAATCTCCGAGGCGGTATACGCTTCTTGATGCCGTATTAGCTGATAGGCAACCTTGCGTTCATCGAGATAGTCCTGCAATCGTGTCAATATAGGCATGGCGACCTCCTTGGTGTGAACCCGCCGGTGTCCTGCAATGGTCTAAGCTGAAATCATGCAACCTCCTTTCTTCTGTCTGAAAATTCTTTTGTCACG
Above is a window of Candidatus Nitrospira neomarina DNA encoding:
- a CDS encoding aminoacyl-tRNA deacylase — encoded protein: MPILTRLQDYLDERKVAYQLIRHQEAYTASEIAHTLHISGKLLAKVVIIKADDRFVMAVLPSNHKVDFERLSDVLGGEHVRLATEGEFQELFPDCGVGAMPPFGNLYGLEVFVDESLTEDEEIVFQAGTHLRVIKLRYQDFADLVHPKVTNFHLAAGIPGH
- a CDS encoding CBS domain-containing protein: MDLMREHHCRHLLVYDGEEFVGIVSVRDLVVLLLEEKEELIRQLEKYITS